The genomic segment ACGGCGGGGAGCGCAAGCTTTGATATCTTGAATGCGATTAGCTGAGCTGTTATTGTGGTTCCGAGATTAGCTCCAAGAACAACGCTCAATGACTGGGTGAGGTTCATAAGACCGGCGTTCACAAAGCCGACCACCATAACCGTTGTGGCCGATGAGCTTTGTATAACAGCCGTTACAGCAAGACCAACGATGGTCCCTACCACCCTGTTGCTTGTAAGCTTTTCCAGGATTCTTTTAAGCCCCTGTCCGGCGGATTTCTGCAAACCCTCCGACATAAGCTTCATTCCGAAGATGAACAAACCAAGGCCACCGAAAAGCCCTGAAAAAAGAGCAAACGTCTGCGACGAAGTCATGGATACCCCTACGGTAAATAATTTGACATCTTTATAATATAGTTCTGACAAAAAGCGCAAGATTTAACTTAAAAGAATGATAATAAAAGAATCCAGCCTCTCCGCTATATACTGAATAGCTCTGTGGGAAGCGACTTTTTTAATATTTCAGCTTTATTTGTATGGTAGTCAAAGGAATGAAGGGGCAAAAACAGAATTAACCATTGCGCAACGTTCGATTACTCAATATTATTAGTTTACATAATATGCAGTATTCACATGACCTTATAAGCAGTGGTTCATTCAGTTTTTTTTTAACAGCCCAACAGTTCGAGGGATGCAGGCTTCCTAAGCCATGCATACCAATATAATACAAGATCTCATAACGTCTGAACACGGATTAGAGGAACATATGTGGCAAACGACAGGTATACTTTTCACTTTTATCACAGCACTGATGCTCACCTTTGTGTTCTTCTATCTATACACCCAGGAAAAAGACCGCTGCTTCATATACATAACAGGCTCATGGGCCATATATGCTGCAAGGTTCATCCTCAAGGCCTTCACCCCCGCCGATGCACCCTACTTTGTTGCAACCTTACACCATCTCTTTGTAATCCTTAGCGGCTACCTCCTTGTCTACGGTGTTTACTGCTTCACAGGCAAGAGACTAGGAAACGGCTGGTTAATCGGAGCTATAGTTGCCGCCGCTGTCTCCGTATCAGCAGTATTCGGCGTTGTGACTCCGCTCACAGCAGTCAGTGCGGCCTTCTTTTATATTGGAATAGCTACCATAGCCTCCGGCCTTGCATTCCTCACCCTGAGAAGCAAGCTGGGCTCTGGAATTCATATCCTGTCCGCCGCTATGGTACTATGGGGACTGCACAAGTTTGATTACCCCTTTCTGGTAAACAACCATGACTTTGCACCGTGGGGCTTCTTCATCGGCTCCATAATGTCGCTCATTACCGGGCTTGGTATTATACTGGTGTATTTCGGGAAAAACAGGCGAGAACTCATACAGCTGAACACCCTTCTAACGGAGCACCTCAACGAAAAGGATTCCCTTGTAAATGAAATAAAGCATAGGGTTTACAATAACCTGCAGATAATCGACAGTCTGCTTTATATGTATCCGGATGAGTTCTCAAAAGAGGGCAAACTCTTTGTGGAAACCATCTCACGCAGGATCAAGATCATGGGAACAATCCATCAGCTCTCCGTCCCCTCGATTCAGGAGGAGAGTAAGGTACCCTTCGTTCGTTTCATACGCAACACCATCGATGTCATGGAAACAAACCTATGCTCCGGCAATGACTGCATCAAGCTTTTCGCAGGTATGGACGAGGAGAATGTAAACGTATCCAAGGCCCTTGAGATGGCACTCCTACTCCATGAGCTAGTATCATCATCACACATAAACTATGAACCGGACACCCTTGACATCATCATATCTGTTTCACGCCTCGGAAAAAATGTTACAATCGAATATACTTGCAATGCCAGCCCGAGGAAGGAAGGTCTCCAGGATGGTAACGCCGCAGTATCCGAATGCCTGATTGCAGCCTTTGCAGACAACCTGGATACAGATTATATATATGAACACTCGGAAAAAGGAACAGTCTTTAGAATAAACGTTTCCGATGAATTGACGGGTTAATGACTTATGACAAAGAGAAGAATAGACGCCGAAGCCCTTGAAAGGGTAAAAATCCTGTTTTGCGATGATGAAACACTCATACTTTTGGGTGTTGCCAGAATACTGGGGAGAATCTGCGGGGAGATAAAAACAGCCTCCAAGGGAGAGGAGGCTCTATCCTTCTTCCTCTCGGATAAGCCTGATCTTCTCATAACCGATCTGGTTATGCCCGGTATGGATGGCTGGACACTTGTGGAACGCATTAGGGAGCATGACACCAGCACCCCCATAATAACCCTCTCAGCCCATGACGAGGATGTTCGAAAGGCGGAAGGGAGTGATCTGCACATCAGGAAACCGGTAACCAAAGAGGAGCTTACAGAGGCTATCAGAGCATTCATGCATCCATAGACTGAAAGGAGAGGATGAACTCCGTACCCTCACTTCCGGTATTGAGGGTTATCCTCCCTCCGAGCCTCTTCTCCACAATGGTTTTTGTCATATATAGACCTATACCAGTCCCAAACTCCCCTTTGGTGGTGAAATACTGCTCATACACCTTCGGAAGAACATCTTCCGGGATCCCCATTCCGGTATCGATTATATGTATG from the Limisalsivibrio acetivorans genome contains:
- a CDS encoding histidine kinase dimerization/phosphoacceptor domain -containing protein, coding for MWQTTGILFTFITALMLTFVFFYLYTQEKDRCFIYITGSWAIYAARFILKAFTPADAPYFVATLHHLFVILSGYLLVYGVYCFTGKRLGNGWLIGAIVAAAVSVSAVFGVVTPLTAVSAAFFYIGIATIASGLAFLTLRSKLGSGIHILSAAMVLWGLHKFDYPFLVNNHDFAPWGFFIGSIMSLITGLGIILVYFGKNRRELIQLNTLLTEHLNEKDSLVNEIKHRVYNNLQIIDSLLYMYPDEFSKEGKLFVETISRRIKIMGTIHQLSVPSIQEESKVPFVRFIRNTIDVMETNLCSGNDCIKLFAGMDEENVNVSKALEMALLLHELVSSSHINYEPDTLDIIISVSRLGKNVTIEYTCNASPRKEGLQDGNAAVSECLIAAFADNLDTDYIYEHSEKGTVFRINVSDELTG
- a CDS encoding response regulator translates to MTKRRIDAEALERVKILFCDDETLILLGVARILGRICGEIKTASKGEEALSFFLSDKPDLLITDLVMPGMDGWTLVERIREHDTSTPIITLSAHDEDVRKAEGSDLHIRKPVTKEELTEAIRAFMHP